actgagacctgtcagactcagagctgaggcTGCAGACAAAAGAGAGTCTACTAAAGACTGACtagaaggaggaatatttattttacacagcatattttcatttaatagattactttgtagaaatctgttttcattttgacatttaagagtttttagatttaatactttgtcaaaaaagccaaattatgttgaccacaGAAGATTTGTAAAATTCATAAAAGCATAGAACATCCACGGGGGTCAATCCTTTTCAAAAGTActgtaaagcctgatttatgcttctgcgtcacGTCAACGGCGTACCCACGACGCCAttgaccattcgaagttctgcATTGAGGGAACGCAtcgctctgcaattcaccgccATGCCGCTAAGGGgagtggctgtgtgtgtgtggtttcagagggctCACATCcaaatccttgtttatctttcagtcacagtaaacaatggcgaCCGAGACTCTTCGACTTGATCCTTCGTTGAAAAACTCGCACCTCTCCACAAAAACCTGGCGGCATTGCAGGAATAAAGACCAGAAAAAGCAACTGCCAGAAATGATGTtttgagcggaccaatcacagacCTTGCGGTTCGCGTTGCCACGACGTATAGTAAGGATTTGCGGGTCAAGCTACGGCGTAGGGGTCCATGTTGACGCAGAGGGCTACGCGTAGCTACGCCGTTGACAGGACGCAGAAGCAGGAATCAGGCTTAATTATCCTAATTTAACTCCATTTTTCTGAGACAGCATGGTCATTTGGTAATTATTTTCCAGGAATTTCCTGATTATCTTGgggaaaaccagctttattATCCAAAAAAGAAAGCTTAATGAGTAGGAATCTCAAGACAAACACTGAAATGTACTTTTAGTACCtaataaatacatgaatgaaTTTACTGTTTATCATTTTAAGGCTTCCAAACACAGACTTCACTGCTATTTTTCCCTGGTACACATTTACAACCTTCTGGAAAGAGCTaagcaacccacttttgggtctcaacctaccagctgagaaccactgcactaaatcatcctaaaaaataaaaacatgatgctGCTATTTTTCATGACCATCAAGTACAAAATGCACAACATAGATGTGTAAATGTGAGCCTCATTTACATTTTGGTTCCCTTAAGAAAGAAATTAACttagaaaattgcaaaaatgctacatgaaatatttaaatccaGCAGTTTAGAttgagagaagaagaaacaaatgAACCCCCTTTAGtgagtcattattgttatccCTTCtccatgaaatgaaataatcattaaCCTATTAAAATGCTTTCTGTGGTATCTCCTATTGGCGCCATGTGAGAGTGCATCATCCTCTGCCTCTTCCCTGAGATGGGCAGAAGCTCTGAATTGGCTTTCATCTGGTCTATTCTCCTCGCCAGTTCTGGGTCACTGTCAATGACCAGCGTGCACCTTTGGGCGTAACTGACAAGAGTTTCTTCTCCTTGGCGAAACGCGCCCACCAACGGCACCATGTCTTTACCAGCCAGGTGGAGTTCAGCAATGGATGCCGTGTTGGCGATGGTGTTCCGGTCAATTCCCAGATGACGGAAAGCTTCAgacatgtttttcttcttgatAAATGCTGACAGGACTTGTTTGTAGCGGTGGATGACGTACTGGACCCCAGTGGCTGgagagggaaaaataaaaaaagtgtgACTGTGCATTGTCTACTCTCAGTgtagaacatttaaaaacatggacTAAGATTAGCATGAGCAAAGGAGATAAAAGCTAAATCAAACCACTTTAACTGTTGCAAGAGTTATGTCTAAGCGCCATCTAGTGGCGGACAGGAGCAGTGGCTTAGTGGTGACTGGAGGAGCCCTTTCATTCTTGTCAATCTTTGGTCTATCACTGTCTGAAAAATGCTACATGCCTCAAGGAATGGATGTTAATATCTCTGTAGTTCAAGTTGGAATTGGGCTTTAAAGACAGACAAATGCCACCATTTCTCTGGGTTAGCCAAGCAGCaggctttgactttccagggagctcATGGCTTGAAGCCCCCTTATGGATTTACATTTATGACACTGCATATTTAACAAAATAGAAATGCTTCAGGAGCTTTTAATTTATCCATAGTAGCAGAAATCTGagtatgagggtgcaacaagtttTAGTCtgtgaaggaggaggctggggtggaggaggaggagctttaccccgaatttccatatacagcgtgcgcgccgCGGAATGCCAGCGAATCATACTGtggagcacttcgctccctctctagtctatcagagcatttccatagccgctCTCCAGACCGGCAGCCACAGCTGACTTCCGTGTCCAGCATGAACTAACCCTAAGCTAACACTAAGGTTTAGAAGtataaaccaaacaaaaacaaacaaggtgGTTCCAAATATTTCTTCTTAGGCCCCCAACATGTATGGAAGAAACAGCTGAGCCTCCTCCCAGGACCCACACAGAAAAATTGAACAtgaatttgaattgttttcactGATGAAATACCAAGAGGCCTACAAACATTTGTTCTTACCCAAAGATATATGTTTTAACTATCCAATAAATGTCtaaatatggtttaaaaaaaatatatgcaaaCCTAATTTTAACAACGTCAGAGTAGACGGAGCATTGCACCCCCTAAATCCaccccacctccaccccaggttgagaaccaccagTTTAGAATATGCATAACTGTAGATAGTATGTGCATCCTTGATATGCATTAACAATATTGTGGTATATTGTGGTAATAATGTGGCGACCTGATATCAGAACTCACTTGCCCATCTCTTATGCAAACAAAAGCCCGTACATCATTTTCACGGCTCTCTTACCATAGCCTGGTATCTCCTCATGATCTGTGCAGTGAAAATACTGGTATAAAGAATGAACTGGGAAAATAGCCACAAGCTAGCGAATAGCATCTCTTAGACAGTTTTTCTCACTCATTGTGTAATAAATGTGGTGTTAAGGGAACTGTCATACACTTTATAGCTAATAACCTTTATGGAacactgattagattttttccatttttgttgttcttttaaagacataaaaagccaaaatggtaccaaatgaagagaaaTTAGGAAACTTAGTGACAAGCTCTTATTACAGAGCAGATCTGTAGACAAAGCTGCAATCCCAAACCCTCCGATCAAGGCTACATGGATGCAAAACCAGGCTTTTCATTTGCTAGTGGAATATTACTGAATAGGTAGTTTTTAATGCGTAACAGTATGAGTTGCATCTACACAACCAATCCAGTCTGgatgaaggcatcccagaccacTTCTGTTAGCAGTCTGAGCAATCAGATACCAACCTGTCTTCAGTTTAGCACTGTGGTATGAACACATAGTATTTGAATGCCCAGAACAGATAGAAATCCCTGTTCATGCACTTAAATGTCTATTAAACCGGTTTGACGGTCTTGTTTCTTAagattttcaaaattgttttccACACTTTGGGCATGTGCATTACAATCAGTAACCATACAAAGATGAGGAAAATAAATATCAgcaatcatcaatattaaatcTTTTGTAGATAAAACTTTATCTCTAGAGGTACTGTCTGCATTGTCTCTATCTCATGTccttgggttagggttagtttaATGATAATATGCCATCATTGTCACCTCTCTTCCTGCAGTAGTCTCTCCCTTTCTTCgatcttttcttgtctttgtggtgttttttcCGTCTGTGTTCGCTTGAAGCTGCAGAAACTTCTGATGAGTCTGACTCTGCAGAGTCACTGTTGCTGctgtcagaggagctgcaggaaACTCGTTCTCTcttctttgatttgttttctgagtGCTGCACTTTGCTGGCTTTTGGTGCtgtgaataaaaaacacaaatgatccCAGACTACACATGACATGACCCGCACAGTTTCAAACAAATGCACCCCACTAAGGTTAACAAGGTTAACACTGACCTTCTGTCACGGGACTGGGCGATGCAAACGTGTGCAGTGTGCGGTTACTTGTGAGGTTTTCTATCTGGCTCCTCAGAAACTTGCGGTCCTGCATCAGGTCCTCCACCTGCCTCTCCAGGGCGGCGATGCGCTCCTGTTTGCTCTCCAGCATGCACTGGAGCTTAGTGATGGTCAACAGCACCCTCGGGGGCAGGCTTTCAACCTGTGAGGCTGCTAGAGGAGATTTTTGAATGTCATTTATCGTAACAAAGCTTTGAGATTAACACACTTCCACAAACGGGGCAATAAAGAGAATCATGCAGTTTTCAAATGCATCATATCCTGTTGTATTTTAGGCATTCACACATGTACGTAGCTTTGCTGGAGTACTGTAAACAACTCATAGTCCACTATAACAagtaaatatgtttaaaaatctcACATATAAGCATACCCATAACCAGTGACAATgaataaacacacatttaaatgctTTCAAAAGCTGATAACTTAACATGTGCCTGATTTTAGGGGGAGCTGCTGTGCTCTCTGCAACCCAACTTTCTGTGTCTACGTGCAATTAAACATGCCAGACCTCTTATCTCATCATTATGAGATCAGGATCAAGATTCTCATCTTGTAATCATGAGAAAATTATCTCACAAATATATGATCCTTATCTAGCAATTACAAGATCCTAATCTTGTAATTTTTAGATAAAGGAGTGAATTTTGATCTACTTTGGTGAGTTCAATGCTCCTACGTAAAGATgagaacttttaaaaatgtagtaaaatagCAGCAGTAATTTCACTGTTTTAGAACTCAAAGACGAGACAGATCATGCCTTTAATAGCCTAAGGTTGCTTTGAAACAGTCATGACACTGTCAAAATCCTGTAGAACTTTAATCCACTGTTGGAATACAGATTCTGACCAATAACCAGCAACAGCCAGACATTCTGATGCTAATGATAACTTTATTATGCTTGCTATCATGTCCAGATGAACGGAGAAAAGCAGCACTTCCATTGCCAAGACGTGTGTACTTATTTTTACAGACACCAACCATTAAGGGGTCTATTTTGACTCACACTTTTGAAACAATTATAAAAATGGCAATCTGATTGTTAAAGCAAATAatataatcacattttaaaggctAATTTCCTTCTCATAGTGTTAACAATACCTGAAATAATGGCTAATTAACCCTACAAACAGCAGACAGGGTATGAAAATGTTCCTACCTGACATGGCGCTGCTCGGTGTGTTATCCTGAACAGCGTCAGTCGACGTTCCTGTCCCGAAGTTCTCCCACTTGATGATGCGGAGTTCGTCCTGTTCCTGCTTCAGCCAGGCTGGAGAGGTGAAGCTGTCTTTACACCTCACCGAGCTGG
Above is a genomic segment from Cheilinus undulatus linkage group 19, ASM1832078v1, whole genome shotgun sequence containing:
- the LOC121527022 gene encoding coiled-coil domain-containing protein 106-like isoform X2, with the translated sequence MSVWQQEPSGYSPCVEIDSSSVRCKDSFTSPAWLKQEQDELRIIKWENFGTGTSTDAVQDNTPSSAMSASQVESLPPRVLLTITKLQCMLESKQERIAALERQVEDLMQDRKFLRSQIENLTSNRTLHTFASPSPVTEAPKASKVQHSENKSKKRERVSCSSSDSSNSDSAESDSSEVSAASSEHRRKKHHKDKKRSKKGRDYCRKRATGVQYVIHRYKQVLSAFIKKKNMSEAFRHLGIDRNTIANTASIAELHLAGKDMVPLVGAFRQGEETLVSYAQRCTLVIDSDPELARRIDQMKANSELLPISGKRQRMMHSHMAPIGDTTESILIG
- the LOC121527022 gene encoding coiled-coil domain-containing protein 106-like isoform X1, translating into MSVWQQEPSGYSPCVEIDSSSVRCKDSFTSPAWLKQEQDELRIIKWENFGTGTSTDAVQDNTPSSAMSAASQVESLPPRVLLTITKLQCMLESKQERIAALERQVEDLMQDRKFLRSQIENLTSNRTLHTFASPSPVTEAPKASKVQHSENKSKKRERVSCSSSDSSNSDSAESDSSEVSAASSEHRRKKHHKDKKRSKKGRDYCRKRATGVQYVIHRYKQVLSAFIKKKNMSEAFRHLGIDRNTIANTASIAELHLAGKDMVPLVGAFRQGEETLVSYAQRCTLVIDSDPELARRIDQMKANSELLPISGKRQRMMHSHMAPIGDTTESILIG